A region of Rhizorhabdus wittichii RW1 DNA encodes the following proteins:
- a CDS encoding chromosomal replication initiator protein DnaA (TIGRFAM: chromosomal replication initiator protein DnaA~PFAM: Chromosomal replication initiator, DnaA C-terminal domain; Chromosomal replication initiator, DnaA~SMART: AAA ATPase) — protein sequence MSDKVGGVGMNEGPAANAGIDAALAQAWETIRASLRRSIGVRTFDGWLKPLTLGDCDLASGTLKLIAPSEFMANWATTHFVDHLLQGWRALLPQVRHVSIVPASASERPALFSAPTAPVAAPAVEEAMPAPSDDVRCGTPLEARYTFDSYVVGKANEVAYNAARTLAEGGKLVFNPLFLHGGTGLGKTHLMHAIGHEYLARQPGAKVVYMSAEKFMFEFVSAMRAKDTFSFKQRLRAADVLMIDDVQFIAGKESTQEEFFHTMNELISAGRRLVISADRSPQDLDGIESRILSRLSWGLVADVNPADFELRLNILMRKLQGMPQAQVPQDVVMFLARRISANVRELEGALNRVVAYAALSGKPVDIDFTQATLADILRANQRRVTIDEIQRKVSDHYRIRQAEMSSARRAREVARPRQVAMYLAKQLTPRSLPEIGRRFGGRDHTTVIHAVKQIEKLRQTDAELDADVRLLIRQLEG from the coding sequence GTGTCTGACAAGGTCGGCGGCGTGGGCATGAATGAAGGTCCAGCCGCGAATGCCGGTATCGATGCGGCGCTTGCGCAGGCATGGGAAACCATCCGCGCGAGCCTGCGCCGCAGCATCGGCGTGCGGACCTTCGACGGCTGGCTCAAGCCGCTGACGCTCGGCGACTGCGATCTCGCCTCGGGCACGCTCAAGCTCATCGCCCCCAGCGAGTTCATGGCGAACTGGGCGACCACCCATTTCGTCGACCATCTGCTCCAGGGCTGGCGCGCGCTGCTGCCGCAGGTCCGCCACGTCTCGATCGTGCCGGCCTCGGCGAGCGAGCGTCCCGCGCTGTTCTCGGCTCCCACGGCCCCCGTCGCCGCGCCGGCGGTCGAGGAGGCGATGCCGGCGCCGAGCGACGACGTCCGCTGCGGCACCCCGCTCGAAGCCCGCTACACCTTCGACAGCTACGTCGTCGGCAAGGCGAACGAGGTCGCCTACAATGCCGCGCGCACGCTGGCGGAAGGCGGTAAGCTCGTCTTCAATCCGCTGTTCCTGCATGGCGGCACCGGCCTCGGCAAGACGCATCTGATGCATGCGATCGGCCATGAATATCTGGCGCGCCAGCCGGGCGCCAAGGTCGTCTACATGTCGGCCGAGAAGTTCATGTTCGAGTTCGTCTCGGCGATGCGCGCCAAGGACACGTTCAGCTTCAAGCAGCGGCTGCGCGCGGCCGACGTGCTGATGATCGACGACGTCCAGTTCATCGCAGGCAAGGAATCGACCCAGGAGGAATTCTTCCACACGATGAACGAGCTGATCTCGGCGGGCCGCCGCCTGGTGATCAGCGCCGATCGTTCGCCGCAGGACCTCGACGGGATCGAGAGCCGCATCCTGTCGCGCCTGTCCTGGGGCCTCGTCGCCGACGTCAACCCGGCCGATTTCGAGCTGCGCCTCAACATCCTGATGCGCAAGCTGCAAGGCATGCCGCAGGCGCAGGTGCCGCAGGACGTGGTGATGTTCCTCGCCCGCCGGATCAGCGCCAATGTCCGCGAGCTGGAAGGCGCGCTCAACCGCGTCGTCGCCTATGCGGCGCTGTCGGGCAAGCCGGTCGACATCGACTTCACCCAGGCGACCCTCGCCGACATCCTCCGCGCCAACCAGCGCCGGGTGACGATCGACGAGATCCAGCGCAAGGTCTCCGACCATTACCGCATCCGCCAGGCCGAGATGTCGAGCGCCCGCCGCGCCCGCGAGGTCGCCCGCCCGCGCCAGGTGGCGATGTACCTCGCCAAGCAGCTCACCCCGCGCTCGCTGCCCGAGATCGGCCGCCGCTTCGGCGGGCGCGACCACACGACCGTCATCCACGCGGTCAAGCAGATCGAGAAGCTGCGCCAGACCGACGCCGAGCTCGACGCCGACGTCCGCCTGCTGATCCGCCAGCTCGAGGGCTGA
- a CDS encoding NifU-like involved in Fe-S cluster formation, translating to MGLAYRSCAAVPHRGLTPRNDPPYMGRMSASLYNARILRLATSIPHQARLADAQATVSRRSPVCGSRVTVDVVMDGEGRVAALGQEVRACALGQASAALMGAHAIGRTPAELAAARDALTAFLAGERDDPGDWPDLDIFLPARPHAARHPSIRLAFEAVAEAAAQALAEPVR from the coding sequence GTGGGGCTGGCGTATCGCAGCTGTGCCGCGGTCCCCCACAGGGGGCTTACCCCCCGCAACGATCCGCCCTACATGGGGCGCATGTCGGCCTCGCTCTACAACGCCCGGATTCTCCGCCTCGCGACCAGCATTCCCCACCAGGCCCGCCTCGCCGATGCGCAGGCGACCGTGTCGCGGCGCTCGCCGGTCTGCGGCAGCCGGGTGACGGTGGACGTGGTGATGGACGGGGAGGGGCGTGTCGCGGCGCTGGGGCAGGAGGTGCGCGCCTGCGCGCTCGGCCAGGCCTCGGCGGCGCTGATGGGCGCGCATGCGATCGGGCGGACCCCGGCCGAGCTGGCCGCCGCGCGCGACGCGCTGACCGCCTTCCTCGCCGGCGAGCGCGACGATCCGGGCGACTGGCCGGACCTCGACATCTTCCTGCCCGCGCGGCCGCATGCCGCGCGCCACCCCTCGATCCGGCTCGCCTTCGAGGCGGTCGCCGAGGCGGCGGCGCAGGCGCTGGCGGAGCCGGTGCGTTGA
- a CDS encoding sodium/hydrogen exchanger (PFAM: TrkA-N domain protein; sodium/hydrogen exchanger): MSDAADALLLRDGVLLLGAAIVCVLIFRRLGLGATLGYLVAGALIGPQGFGLIGDAESKLGIAELGIVLLLFLVGLELHPNRLWRLRRDIFGLGFVQVVACGVALSAVIYFGTAFTAAAAIALGLPLALSSTAQVLPMLRSAGRLNTPAGERAFSVLLFQDLSLIPLITIIATLSRTPPAADAPPGWLLGVHTVVAVVGLVLAGRFIINPLFRLVGRLGERELFVAAGLFTVLASAAVMEALHLSTALGAFVAGVMLADSPYRHELEADVEPFRTILLGLFFIAVGMLLDLHVIAERPLFVAAMALAVVATKTLVMFGVAKLFGVSNRGALGFGLLLSQGGEFAFVLFAQASEALLIRPEAASLFGAIVTLSMATTPFLMMVSSRFLTPPPSQEERPGPDGGMSPAAIVVGYGRFGQTVAQMLMAAGTRVSLIDNEIEQIDVAEKFGSKVFYGDGTRVELLRHAGADQACAIIFCVDGDGLGKAQLQPVLNAFPNAAVLVRAFDRRHMMVLGRLDIAGAVRELFESAVVLGREALEAVGVSEANIDKIEAEYRRRDGLRLEAQIAADDLTVRRDMMFNPDRKLDLEPEEDEDGAG; this comes from the coding sequence TTGAGCGACGCGGCGGACGCCTTATTGCTGCGCGACGGGGTGCTGCTGCTCGGCGCGGCGATCGTCTGCGTCCTGATCTTCCGTCGGCTCGGCCTCGGCGCCACGCTCGGCTATCTCGTCGCGGGGGCGCTGATCGGCCCGCAGGGGTTCGGCCTGATCGGCGACGCCGAATCGAAGCTCGGCATCGCCGAGCTCGGCATCGTCCTGCTGCTGTTCCTCGTCGGCCTCGAACTCCATCCCAACCGGTTGTGGCGGCTGCGGCGCGACATCTTCGGACTGGGCTTCGTGCAGGTGGTGGCCTGCGGCGTCGCGCTCAGCGCGGTGATCTATTTCGGCACCGCCTTCACCGCCGCCGCGGCGATCGCGCTCGGCCTGCCGCTCGCCTTGTCCTCGACCGCGCAGGTGCTGCCGATGCTGCGGTCGGCGGGACGCCTCAACACGCCCGCCGGCGAGCGCGCCTTCTCGGTGCTGCTGTTCCAGGACCTGTCGCTGATCCCGCTGATCACGATCATCGCCACCCTGTCGCGTACCCCGCCCGCCGCCGATGCGCCGCCCGGCTGGCTGCTCGGCGTCCATACGGTGGTCGCGGTGGTCGGGCTGGTGCTGGCCGGCCGCTTCATCATCAACCCGTTGTTCCGCCTGGTCGGGCGGCTGGGCGAGCGCGAGCTGTTCGTCGCGGCGGGGCTGTTCACCGTGCTCGCCAGCGCCGCGGTGATGGAGGCGCTCCATCTGTCGACCGCGCTCGGCGCCTTCGTCGCGGGCGTGATGCTGGCGGATTCGCCCTACCGGCACGAGCTGGAGGCCGATGTCGAGCCGTTCCGCACCATATTGCTCGGCCTGTTCTTCATCGCGGTCGGCATGTTGCTCGACCTGCACGTCATCGCCGAACGGCCGTTGTTCGTCGCCGCCATGGCGCTGGCCGTGGTCGCGACCAAGACGCTCGTGATGTTCGGCGTCGCCAAGCTGTTCGGCGTGTCGAATCGCGGGGCGCTGGGCTTTGGCCTGCTGCTCAGCCAGGGCGGCGAGTTCGCCTTCGTGCTGTTCGCGCAGGCGAGCGAGGCGTTGCTGATCCGGCCCGAGGCGGCCAGCCTGTTCGGGGCGATCGTCACCCTGTCGATGGCGACGACTCCCTTCCTGATGATGGTCTCCAGCCGTTTCCTCACCCCGCCCCCGAGCCAGGAGGAGCGCCCCGGCCCCGATGGGGGCATGAGCCCGGCGGCGATCGTCGTCGGCTATGGCCGCTTCGGCCAGACCGTCGCGCAGATGCTGATGGCGGCGGGCACGCGGGTCAGCCTGATCGACAACGAGATCGAGCAGATCGATGTCGCCGAGAAATTCGGATCGAAGGTCTTCTACGGTGACGGCACCCGGGTCGAGCTGCTCCGCCATGCCGGCGCCGATCAGGCCTGCGCGATCATCTTCTGCGTCGACGGCGACGGGCTCGGCAAGGCGCAGTTGCAGCCGGTGCTCAACGCCTTTCCCAATGCGGCGGTGCTGGTCCGCGCCTTCGATCGCCGGCACATGATGGTGCTGGGTCGGCTCGACATCGCGGGCGCGGTGCGCGAGCTGTTCGAATCGGCGGTGGTGCTGGGCCGGGAGGCGCTCGAAGCGGTCGGCGTCAGCGAGGCGAATATCGACAAGATCGAGGCCGAATATCGCCGCCGCGACGGCTTGCGGCTGGAGGCGCAGATCGCCGCGGACGACCTGACCGTGCGCCGCGACATGATGTTCAACCCGGATCGCAAGCTCGATCTCGAACCGGAAGAGGATGAGGATGGCGCGGGCTAG
- a CDS encoding protein of unknown function DUF423 (PFAM: protein of unknown function DUF423), with the protein MARARTLGDPLAALFALSGAVAVVAGAYGAHGASGKAAEWLATGAEYQMIHAVAGLVVLAKGRGAAALLLLGALLFSGTLYAMALGGPRWLGAVTPLGGLAMILGWIWIAILYLRGR; encoded by the coding sequence ATGGCGCGGGCTAGGACGTTGGGAGATCCGCTGGCGGCGCTGTTCGCGCTGTCCGGCGCGGTGGCGGTGGTCGCGGGCGCCTATGGCGCGCACGGGGCCAGCGGCAAGGCGGCCGAATGGCTGGCGACCGGGGCGGAATATCAGATGATCCACGCCGTCGCGGGGCTCGTCGTGCTGGCGAAGGGACGCGGCGCGGCGGCGCTGTTGCTGCTCGGCGCGCTGCTCTTCTCGGGCACGCTCTACGCGATGGCGCTGGGCGGTCCGCGCTGGCTCGGCGCGGTCACCCCGCTCGGCGGCCTCGCGATGATCCTCGGCTGGATCTGGATCGCGATCCTCTATTTGCGGGGACGGTAG
- a CDS encoding band 7 protein (PFAM: band 7 protein) gives MSNLPATTSSGFLDSASSIYVVAPGIAVVALVILGLIIARLYRRASKEIAFVRTGFGGEKVVMNGGALVLPVFHETMPVNMNTVRLAVERKNADALITLDRLRIDVKAEFYVRVRPDREAIAMAAQTLGMRTMHSENLKELVEGKFVDALRSVAAGMTMNQLHEQRSDFVQKVQQVSSADLAMNGLELESVSLTGLDQTSIEHFNANNAFDAEGLTKLTEQIELRKKARNDIEQDTRVQIEAKNLEAQRQSFLISRDSEFARLEQEREIEMRRAEQSSEVARQQSERQREAEQARIEAKQLTDAAQIEADRAVQEAKIAQAQALEIARQEQQIAVQNKSREESQAKAEADKARAAAVAAEEQVVTARETEVAERAKRIELIQAAKEAERQALGVKVEAEAEKQAAADRAEALRAAAKGEAEAEKLRADAARVRFEVEAAGKRAVNEAANLLSSENISLQAKLELLRVLPDIIREAAKPMEAIDSIKIVQVDGLTGAGAGGAEIVSAGGEQNLAQSAVAAALRYRAQAPVVDGLMKELGLDGSTLDSLVKGGAAEMPVVAPKAKAAELPE, from the coding sequence ATGAGCAACCTGCCTGCCACCACCAGTTCCGGCTTCCTCGACAGCGCCTCCAGCATCTATGTCGTGGCGCCCGGCATCGCGGTCGTCGCCCTGGTCATCCTGGGCCTGATCATCGCCCGCCTCTATCGCCGCGCGTCGAAGGAGATCGCCTTCGTCCGCACCGGCTTCGGCGGCGAGAAGGTGGTGATGAACGGCGGCGCGCTGGTCCTGCCGGTGTTCCACGAGACGATGCCGGTGAACATGAACACGGTGCGGCTGGCGGTCGAGCGCAAGAATGCCGACGCGCTGATCACGCTCGACCGGCTGCGCATCGACGTGAAGGCGGAGTTCTACGTCCGCGTCCGCCCCGATCGCGAGGCGATCGCGATGGCGGCGCAGACGCTGGGCATGCGCACCATGCATTCGGAGAATCTGAAGGAGCTGGTCGAGGGCAAGTTCGTCGACGCGCTGCGCTCGGTCGCGGCCGGGATGACGATGAACCAGTTGCACGAGCAGCGCTCCGACTTCGTCCAGAAGGTGCAGCAGGTGTCGTCGGCCGACCTGGCGATGAACGGGCTGGAGCTCGAATCGGTGTCGCTGACCGGGCTCGACCAGACCTCGATCGAGCATTTCAACGCCAACAACGCCTTCGACGCCGAGGGCCTGACCAAGCTGACCGAGCAGATCGAGCTGCGCAAGAAGGCGCGCAACGACATCGAACAGGACACCCGCGTCCAGATCGAGGCGAAGAATCTGGAGGCGCAGCGCCAGTCCTTCCTGATCTCGCGGGACAGCGAGTTCGCCCGGCTGGAGCAGGAGCGCGAGATCGAGATGCGCCGCGCCGAGCAGTCGTCCGAGGTCGCCCGCCAGCAGTCCGAGCGCCAGCGCGAGGCCGAACAGGCGCGGATCGAGGCGAAGCAGCTCACCGACGCCGCCCAGATCGAGGCCGATCGCGCGGTGCAGGAAGCGAAGATCGCCCAGGCCCAGGCGCTGGAGATCGCCCGGCAGGAGCAGCAGATCGCCGTCCAGAACAAGAGCCGCGAGGAAAGCCAGGCCAAGGCCGAGGCCGACAAGGCGCGCGCCGCCGCGGTCGCTGCCGAGGAGCAGGTCGTCACCGCGCGCGAGACCGAGGTCGCCGAGCGCGCCAAGCGGATCGAGCTCATCCAGGCCGCCAAGGAGGCCGAGCGCCAGGCACTGGGCGTCAAGGTCGAGGCCGAGGCCGAGAAGCAGGCGGCCGCCGACCGCGCCGAGGCGCTGCGCGCCGCCGCCAAGGGCGAGGCGGAGGCCGAGAAGCTGCGCGCCGATGCCGCGCGCGTCCGCTTCGAGGTGGAGGCCGCCGGCAAGCGCGCCGTCAACGAGGCGGCGAACCTGCTGTCGTCCGAGAATATCTCGCTGCAGGCCAAGCTGGAACTGCTCCGGGTGCTGCCCGACATCATCCGCGAGGCGGCGAAGCCGATGGAGGCGATCGATTCGATCAAGATCGTCCAGGTCGACGGCCTGACCGGCGCGGGGGCGGGCGGCGCGGAGATCGTCTCGGCCGGCGGCGAGCAGAACCTCGCCCAGTCGGCGGTCGCGGCGGCGCTGCGCTACCGCGCGCAGGCGCCGGTGGTCGATGGGCTGATGAAGGAACTGGGCCTCGACGGATCGACGCTCGATTCGCTGGTCAAGGGCGGCGCCGCCGAGATGCCGGTCGTCGCCCCGAAGGCGAAGGCGGCCGAACTTCCCGAATAG
- a CDS encoding protein of unknown function DUF1449 (PFAM: protein of unknown function DUF1449), which translates to MLGFLAAGENLAFVIALGTMVLIGLVEAVGLGSSALGHDLDLDADGDWLGWLGFGRLPLLMLLVVFLACFSVIGLVGQQIALSSFGALLPGWIAIPAAGVAALPATGGMARIVGAIMPRDETTAIGIDQLVGLHAQIVVGTATQGSPAKARVRDFHGQVHHVMVEPDIAGARFAEGTEVLLVRREDHLFRAISSDRPPFSEWIER; encoded by the coding sequence GTGCTCGGCTTTCTCGCGGCAGGGGAAAATCTCGCGTTCGTCATCGCGCTGGGGACGATGGTCCTGATCGGCCTGGTCGAGGCCGTCGGGCTCGGATCGAGCGCGCTCGGCCATGATCTCGACCTCGACGCGGACGGCGACTGGCTCGGCTGGCTGGGCTTCGGGCGGCTGCCGCTGCTGATGCTGCTGGTCGTGTTCCTCGCCTGCTTCTCGGTGATCGGGCTGGTCGGCCAGCAGATCGCCCTGTCGAGCTTCGGCGCGCTGTTGCCCGGCTGGATCGCGATCCCCGCCGCCGGGGTCGCCGCCCTGCCCGCCACCGGCGGCATGGCGCGGATCGTGGGCGCGATCATGCCGCGCGACGAGACCACGGCGATCGGCATCGACCAGCTCGTCGGTCTCCACGCCCAGATCGTCGTCGGCACCGCGACGCAAGGATCGCCCGCCAAGGCGCGGGTCCGCGACTTCCACGGCCAGGTCCATCATGTGATGGTCGAGCCCGACATTGCCGGCGCGCGCTTCGCGGAAGGGACCGAGGTCCTCCTCGTCCGCCGCGAGGACCATCTGTTCCGCGCCATCTCCAGCGACCGCCCACCCTTCTCCGAATGGATCGAACGATGA
- a CDS encoding 3-dehydroquinate synthase (PFAM: 3-dehydroquinate synthase), translating to MTVRVSLGDRSYDITIENGALDRAGELLAPYAARGRFIVVTDRNIVPNQLYRLETALTAAGIASAVEVLPPGESTKSWVMLEKLTDALLSYGVERGDTIVALGGGVIGDLVGFAAAILKRGCRFVQVPTTLLAQVDSSVGGKTAINSKAGKNLIGAFYQPAHVLIDPTTLDTLPPRETRAGYAEVVKYGLIDDAAFFDWCEANGPKLLAGDPEARAVAIAKSVGAKARIVGEDERETSGRRALLNLGHTFGHALEAETGFSDRLLHGEAVAAGMALAFRFSAAQGLCPPEDARRVTAHIAATGLPATLQAAGVDAGGATLVGHMQHDKKMEGGRLPFLLARGIGETFLDKQVDLAAVEAFLDAERTATA from the coding sequence ATGACCGTACGGGTTTCGCTGGGCGACCGCAGCTACGACATCACCATCGAGAACGGCGCGCTCGACCGGGCGGGCGAGCTGCTGGCCCCCTATGCCGCGCGGGGCCGCTTCATCGTCGTCACCGATCGCAACATCGTCCCCAACCAGCTCTACCGGCTGGAGACGGCGCTGACCGCCGCCGGCATCGCCAGCGCGGTCGAGGTGCTGCCGCCGGGCGAATCGACCAAGAGCTGGGTGATGCTCGAGAAGCTGACCGACGCGCTGCTGAGCTACGGGGTCGAGCGCGGCGACACGATCGTCGCGCTGGGCGGCGGGGTGATCGGCGACCTGGTCGGCTTCGCGGCGGCGATCCTCAAGCGCGGCTGCCGCTTCGTGCAGGTGCCGACCACGCTGCTCGCCCAGGTCGATTCCTCGGTCGGCGGCAAGACCGCGATCAACAGCAAGGCCGGCAAGAACCTGATCGGCGCCTTCTACCAGCCCGCCCATGTCCTGATCGACCCGACCACGCTCGACACGCTGCCCCCGCGCGAGACCCGCGCCGGCTATGCCGAGGTCGTCAAATACGGCCTGATCGACGACGCCGCCTTCTTCGACTGGTGCGAGGCGAACGGACCGAAGCTGCTGGCCGGCGATCCCGAGGCGCGCGCCGTCGCGATCGCCAAGAGCGTCGGCGCCAAGGCCCGCATCGTCGGCGAGGACGAGCGCGAGACCAGCGGCCGTCGCGCGCTGCTCAACCTCGGCCACACCTTCGGCCATGCGCTGGAGGCGGAGACCGGCTTCTCCGACCGGCTGCTCCATGGCGAGGCGGTCGCCGCCGGCATGGCGCTCGCCTTCCGCTTCTCGGCGGCGCAGGGCCTGTGCCCGCCCGAGGATGCCCGCCGCGTGACCGCGCACATCGCGGCCACCGGCCTGCCCGCGACGCTCCAGGCCGCCGGCGTCGATGCCGGCGGCGCGACGCTGGTCGGCCATATGCAGCACGACAAGAAGATGGAGGGCGGCCGCCTGCCCTTCCTGCTCGCGCGCGGCATCGGCGAGACCTTCCTCGACAAGCAGGTCGACCTCGCCGCGGTCGAAGCCTTCCTCGACGCCGAGCGCACCGCTACGGCCTGA
- a CDS encoding shikimate kinase (PFAM: shikimate kinase): MCIALDDMPQSLPPNLPHFDRPLVLIGLMGAGKSTIGKRLAARVHLPFVDADQEIERAAGLTISEIFARFGEKEFRDGERRVIARLIDGRPKVIATGGGAFMQEETRALILDRATAVWLDADIEVLADRVGRREGTRPLLKDRDAREVLAELAAVRNPVYALAPIHIRSQPLPHDATVDAILKALTQ, translated from the coding sequence ATGTGTATAGCCCTCGACGACATGCCGCAAAGCCTGCCTCCCAATCTTCCCCATTTTGACCGTCCGCTGGTCCTGATCGGGCTGATGGGCGCGGGCAAGTCGACGATCGGCAAGCGGCTCGCGGCGCGCGTCCACCTCCCCTTCGTCGACGCCGACCAGGAGATCGAACGCGCGGCGGGGCTGACCATCTCCGAGATTTTCGCGCGATTCGGCGAGAAGGAATTCCGCGACGGCGAGCGCCGGGTGATCGCCCGGCTGATCGACGGCCGGCCGAAGGTGATCGCCACCGGCGGCGGCGCCTTCATGCAGGAGGAGACCCGCGCGCTGATCCTCGACCGCGCCACCGCGGTCTGGCTCGACGCCGACATCGAGGTGCTGGCCGACCGGGTCGGCCGGCGCGAGGGCACCCGCCCGCTGCTCAAGGACCGCGACGCGCGCGAGGTGCTGGCCGAACTGGCGGCGGTCCGCAATCCGGTCTATGCGCTCGCCCCCATCCACATCCGCAGCCAGCCGCTGCCGCACGACGCGACGGTCGATGCGATCCTCAAGGCACTGACGCAATGA
- a CDS encoding phage integrase family protein (PFAM: phage integrase family protein; phage integrase domain protein SAM domain protein), with translation MKDSEAIAQFLEMLAAEGGAARNTLLAYGSDLRGASELLGGGLVGADTAGLQTLGGEWMALSRTSVARKASVLRRFFAFLEEEGIRRDDPSDALPRPAVQRALPRTLSHGDIERLFDTLEERRRDRHADPLTLRLIALVELLYGSGLRATELVSLPRHALRGDRPFLILRGKGGRERLVPISDRARMAVAEWGAHVPTDQPWLFPSGHGHLSRVRLFQLVRELAAEAGIPPQRISPHVLRHAFATHLLEGGADLRALQTMLGHADIATTQIYTHVNSAHLVELVNARHPLMDAARRRPQDG, from the coding sequence GTGAAGGATTCCGAGGCGATCGCGCAGTTCCTGGAGATGCTCGCGGCCGAGGGCGGCGCGGCGCGGAACACGTTGCTCGCTTATGGATCGGACCTGCGCGGCGCGTCGGAGCTGCTCGGCGGCGGCCTGGTCGGCGCCGACACGGCCGGGCTCCAGACGCTCGGCGGCGAGTGGATGGCGCTCAGCCGGACCAGCGTCGCGCGCAAGGCGTCGGTGCTGCGCCGCTTCTTCGCCTTCCTGGAGGAGGAGGGCATCCGCCGCGACGACCCGTCCGACGCGCTGCCGCGCCCGGCGGTGCAGCGCGCTCTGCCGCGCACCCTGTCGCATGGCGATATCGAGCGGCTGTTCGACACGCTGGAGGAGCGGCGGCGCGATCGCCATGCCGATCCGCTGACGTTGCGGCTGATCGCGCTGGTCGAGCTGCTCTACGGATCGGGGCTGCGCGCGACCGAGCTGGTCTCGCTGCCGCGCCACGCGCTGCGGGGCGACCGGCCGTTCCTGATCCTGCGCGGCAAGGGCGGGCGCGAGCGGCTGGTGCCGATCTCCGACCGGGCGCGGATGGCCGTGGCCGAATGGGGCGCCCATGTCCCTACCGACCAGCCCTGGCTGTTCCCCTCGGGCCACGGCCATCTCAGCCGGGTCCGCCTGTTCCAGCTCGTCCGCGAGCTGGCCGCCGAGGCGGGCATCCCGCCGCAGCGGATCAGCCCGCACGTGCTGCGCCACGCCTTCGCCACCCATCTGCTCGAAGGCGGCGCGGACCTCCGCGCGCTCCAGACGATGCTCGGCCACGCCGATATCGCCACCACCCAGATCTATACCCATGTCAACAGCGCCCATCTGGTCGAGCTGGTCAATGCGCGCCACCCGCTGATGGACGCGGCGCGGCGCAGGCCGCAAGACGGCTGA